One window of the Acaryochloris sp. CCMEE 5410 genome contains the following:
- a CDS encoding DUF4212 domain-containing protein, translating into MTSPRLPNYWRQNTALIRTLLLVWGLVSLVFSILLVQPLNKIPIGNLPLGFWMAQQGSIFVFVALIFIYAKQMDKLDRQYNANPKQK; encoded by the coding sequence ATGACCTCTCCCCGCTTGCCCAACTACTGGCGGCAAAATACTGCCCTGATTCGCACCTTGTTGCTGGTATGGGGCTTAGTCTCTCTTGTATTCAGCATTTTGCTGGTTCAGCCTCTGAATAAAATTCCCATTGGGAATTTACCCCTGGGATTTTGGATGGCTCAGCAGGGCTCCATCTTTGTGTTTGTGGCTTTGATCTTTATCTATGCCAAACAGATGGATAAGCTCGATCGTCAGTACAACGCTAACCCTAAGCAGAAGTGA
- a CDS encoding superoxide dismutase family protein encodes MFAMLPKKFIPLFCAAIALVFFASCSTSPPTSTAPSSTPQVETVAAAEPLTVALAILSPTEGNQVNGSVKFRQTEDKVTISVNLKGLQPDSVHAWHIHEFGDASSQDGKAMGGHYNPEGMPHGLPNNPERHAGDLGNLKADSRGEVIREINVNNITINGPKNPILGRGMIIHAETDDGGQPTGNAGSRIAQGVIGLPKA; translated from the coding sequence ATGTTCGCTATGTTACCTAAGAAATTTATCCCCCTGTTTTGTGCTGCGATCGCACTCGTCTTTTTTGCCAGTTGTTCCACCTCACCCCCCACAAGTACAGCCCCTAGCTCTACTCCTCAAGTCGAGACTGTCGCTGCAGCAGAACCCTTAACCGTCGCCCTCGCGATTCTTTCTCCTACAGAAGGCAATCAGGTCAATGGATCGGTTAAATTCCGGCAAACAGAGGATAAAGTCACCATTTCTGTAAACCTGAAAGGATTGCAGCCTGACTCAGTCCATGCTTGGCATATCCATGAGTTCGGCGATGCTTCTAGTCAAGATGGCAAAGCCATGGGCGGTCACTACAATCCAGAAGGAATGCCCCACGGACTCCCCAATAATCCTGAACGTCATGCAGGGGATTTAGGGAACCTCAAGGCCGATAGTCGAGGGGAAGTGATAAGAGAAATTAACGTCAATAACATCACTATCAATGGTCCCAAGAATCCTATCCTAGGACGGGGGATGATTATCCATGCTGAGACGGATGATGGTGGTCAACCCACAGGCAATGCTGGCAGCCGAATTGCCCAAGGTGTGATTGGCCTACCCAAAGCCTAA
- a CDS encoding HPP family protein, with amino-acid sequence MDHQPSESSASSELLMSPQQSFLEFSPSKQMQEILQQYERMLEQQQTQIEYLNFELQLLQSERPLPFKGNQIWLKFKTFISSIHGSSKVQPRFSLSQILFTYIGSFLGIAALAYLSTVSDYPLIAAPFGAAAVLVFAVPNSPLAQPRNLIFGNLLGAIVSVVMVYLFGSEPWVMALSVATAIKVMQLTKTLHPPGGAVALVGVMSQATWNFILTPVVAGSIVLLFCTFAFNNLMPERSYPRHWL; translated from the coding sequence ATGGATCATCAACCGAGCGAAAGTTCCGCCTCAAGCGAGCTCTTGATGTCACCCCAACAGTCTTTTCTAGAATTTTCTCCGTCTAAACAAATGCAAGAAATCCTTCAGCAATATGAACGGATGCTGGAGCAACAACAAACCCAAATCGAATATTTGAATTTTGAATTGCAATTATTGCAATCTGAAAGACCTTTGCCTTTTAAAGGCAATCAGATTTGGTTGAAATTCAAGACATTCATATCAAGTATCCACGGCAGTTCAAAGGTTCAACCACGTTTTTCTCTAAGCCAAATTCTATTTACGTATATCGGGAGTTTCTTGGGAATTGCAGCGTTGGCCTATCTAAGTACGGTGTCCGACTACCCTCTGATTGCGGCTCCCTTTGGCGCTGCTGCAGTGCTTGTATTTGCGGTGCCGAATAGCCCCCTAGCCCAACCCCGAAATTTAATTTTTGGCAATTTATTGGGGGCAATTGTCAGTGTGGTGATGGTTTATCTGTTTGGTTCTGAACCCTGGGTAATGGCGTTATCCGTGGCGACAGCCATTAAAGTGATGCAGTTAACCAAAACCCTCCACCCTCCTGGCGGCGCTGTGGCTTTAGTGGGGGTCATGAGCCAAGCAACCTGGAATTTTATACTCACACCTGTTGTCGCCGGATCAATTGTTTTACTCTTCTGCACGTTTGCGTTTAATAATCTAATGCCAGAACGGTCTTATCCTCGTCACTGGTTATAA
- a CDS encoding alpha/beta fold hydrolase yields the protein MFPSCLPPGVAHLTEDTSIALAQQIQQAAITTPLLPDPILTTYVQQGEGETPVMLLNGFDSSLLEFRRLIPKLAPHTETWALDLLGFGFTERPEGVEFSPTDMKTHLYSFWQQMIQRPMIIAGASMGGATALDFALTYPEAVEKLVLLDSSGYAPSPKATKFIMPPFDRWLTNFLRSPRVRRWVSVQAYCDRSFVTPDAECCASLHLEDPSWHRALVGFTKSGGYNFLYDTIKDIPHPTLILWGEADKIMGVKDADKFDQTIANSQLIWIPDCGHVPHLEQSQLTADYILEFLVTPANTPIYAEKGI from the coding sequence ATGTTTCCATCTTGTTTACCCCCCGGAGTTGCTCACCTGACTGAAGACACCTCCATTGCGCTGGCGCAACAAATCCAGCAAGCAGCCATTACCACCCCCCTGCTTCCTGACCCGATCCTGACTACCTATGTGCAGCAAGGAGAAGGAGAGACTCCTGTCATGCTGCTGAATGGTTTCGATAGTTCTCTCTTAGAGTTTCGACGACTGATTCCCAAACTGGCACCCCACACAGAAACTTGGGCCTTGGATTTGCTAGGGTTTGGCTTTACGGAACGACCCGAGGGGGTTGAATTTAGCCCCACGGACATGAAGACTCACCTCTATAGCTTTTGGCAGCAGATGATTCAACGGCCCATGATCATTGCCGGGGCGTCGATGGGCGGGGCAACGGCCCTAGATTTTGCCCTGACTTACCCTGAAGCCGTCGAAAAATTGGTGCTGTTGGATAGTTCCGGCTATGCCCCCTCTCCCAAAGCCACCAAATTCATCATGCCGCCCTTTGATCGGTGGCTGACCAATTTTTTGCGTAGTCCTCGGGTCCGACGGTGGGTAAGTGTACAGGCCTATTGCGATCGCAGCTTCGTTACCCCCGATGCCGAATGCTGTGCATCTTTGCATCTAGAAGATCCAAGTTGGCACCGCGCCTTGGTTGGATTTACTAAAAGTGGTGGCTATAACTTCCTCTATGACACCATCAAAGACATTCCCCACCCCACCCTGATCCTCTGGGGGGAAGCGGACAAAATTATGGGGGTCAAAGATGCTGACAAGTTTGATCAAACCATTGCCAACAGTCAACTGATTTGGATTCCAGACTGCGGTCATGTCCCCCATTTAGAACAATCTCAACTGACCGCTGACTATATTTTGGAGTTCTTGGTAACGCCTGCAAATACCCCAATATATGCAGAGAAGGGAATTTGA
- a CDS encoding GNAT family N-acetyltransferase, whose translation MSPVSIQQSDPTHPAALRLIQQLDDYLNRIYPPESNHLMPAEALRQPHIQFLTVQKGETVVGCGALVNHGEYGEIKRFFIQLEFRGMQLGVQLLQVLETRATALHLPCLRLESGVFQPEALGLFTKLGYHRREPFGQYQANPYSVFMEKSL comes from the coding sequence GTGTCCCCTGTCTCCATTCAACAAAGCGATCCAACCCATCCAGCAGCCCTTCGCCTGATTCAGCAACTGGACGACTACCTGAACCGGATCTATCCACCGGAAAGTAATCACCTCATGCCTGCAGAAGCCCTCAGGCAACCTCATATCCAGTTTCTAACCGTGCAGAAAGGCGAAACGGTGGTTGGCTGTGGAGCTTTAGTCAATCATGGCGAGTATGGGGAAATCAAACGCTTCTTTATCCAACTTGAATTTCGAGGAATGCAGCTCGGCGTTCAACTGCTTCAGGTTCTGGAAACACGAGCTACTGCGCTGCACTTACCCTGCCTCCGCTTAGAAAGCGGAGTGTTTCAGCCTGAGGCGTTGGGGCTTTTTACCAAATTGGGCTATCACCGACGGGAACCCTTCGGCCAGTATCAGGCAAATCCCTACAGTGTGTTTATGGAGAAGTCTTTGTAG
- a CDS encoding sodium:solute symporter family protein has translation MTVEVWTTMFVILTFMVYLYIGWRARVKDSKGFFVADQGVPAIANGAATAADWMSAASFMGMAGLISSLGYDGSIYLMGWTGGYVLLALLLAPYLRKFGKYTVPDFVGDRYYSTVARLVAVVAAIFISLTYVAGQMRGVGIVFSRFLQVDVNIGVIIGMVIVGFFAILGGMKGITWTQVAQYTVLIVAYLIPAVAIAWQLTGNPIPQLAFTFGDVVDKLNQVQMDLGFDAYTQPFASKSMLDVLFITIALMVGTAGLPHVIVRFYTVPNVRAARYSAGWALLFIALLYTSAPAIASFARYNLIGTLHNQPIAEVQQLDWVQKWQTTKLLTLEDKNGNGIIEWTPTEETSDVKISPDIIVLSTPEVAKLAPWVVALVAAGGLAAALSTASGLLLVISSSIAHDVYYKLLKPDASEGERVMVGRIMVGLAILIAGYFGINPPGFVAQVVAFAFGLAAASFFPVILLGIFDKRTNREGAIAGMVSGLLFTTVYILGVKFYDMSPWFFGVSAEGIGTVGMLINLVVTLVVSRLTPPPPPEIQALVENLRTPGDAPLALADIGEEQLD, from the coding sequence ATGACTGTTGAAGTTTGGACAACGATGTTCGTCATCCTCACCTTTATGGTGTATCTCTACATTGGCTGGCGGGCTCGGGTGAAAGATAGCAAGGGCTTTTTTGTCGCTGATCAGGGGGTTCCTGCTATTGCTAATGGTGCAGCAACGGCAGCGGATTGGATGTCGGCGGCTTCCTTTATGGGGATGGCGGGGCTTATTTCATCTTTGGGGTATGACGGTTCGATTTATTTGATGGGATGGACCGGGGGCTATGTGTTATTGGCCCTGCTGTTGGCCCCCTATTTGCGCAAATTCGGCAAGTATACCGTGCCTGATTTTGTGGGCGATAGATACTATTCCACGGTGGCTCGGCTTGTGGCTGTAGTAGCAGCTATTTTTATTTCTCTCACCTATGTGGCGGGACAAATGCGGGGCGTCGGTATTGTCTTTAGTCGATTTTTGCAGGTGGATGTCAATATTGGCGTGATTATTGGCATGGTAATTGTTGGTTTCTTTGCCATTTTGGGCGGGATGAAGGGGATTACCTGGACTCAAGTGGCCCAATATACTGTGTTGATTGTGGCTTACTTGATTCCCGCCGTTGCGATCGCATGGCAACTCACGGGCAATCCCATACCCCAACTAGCTTTCACTTTTGGAGATGTGGTGGATAAGCTCAACCAGGTACAGATGGATTTGGGGTTTGATGCTTATACCCAACCCTTTGCCTCCAAATCCATGCTGGATGTTTTATTTATCACGATTGCCTTGATGGTGGGGACGGCGGGTCTTCCCCACGTGATTGTCCGGTTTTATACGGTGCCGAATGTGCGGGCGGCTCGCTATTCTGCAGGTTGGGCGTTGCTATTTATTGCCTTGCTGTATACCTCTGCCCCTGCGATCGCATCTTTTGCTCGCTATAACCTGATTGGGACCTTGCATAATCAGCCGATTGCAGAGGTGCAACAGTTGGATTGGGTACAAAAATGGCAAACGACCAAGTTGCTGACCCTAGAAGATAAAAACGGCAACGGCATTATCGAATGGACGCCTACGGAAGAGACGAGCGATGTCAAAATCAGCCCCGATATTATTGTCCTGTCCACCCCAGAGGTGGCCAAGCTTGCGCCTTGGGTGGTGGCGTTGGTGGCTGCGGGGGGCTTAGCGGCAGCTCTATCAACGGCATCCGGTTTGCTCCTTGTGATTTCTAGCTCCATTGCCCATGATGTTTATTACAAGCTCCTCAAGCCAGATGCGTCTGAAGGAGAGCGGGTGATGGTGGGCCGAATAATGGTCGGGCTTGCCATTTTGATTGCCGGGTATTTTGGAATCAATCCACCAGGATTTGTGGCTCAAGTAGTGGCCTTTGCTTTTGGTTTAGCGGCGGCGAGCTTCTTTCCGGTGATTTTGCTGGGGATTTTTGATAAACGCACGAATCGAGAAGGTGCGATCGCAGGCATGGTGTCAGGTCTATTATTCACAACCGTCTATATTTTAGGTGTGAAATTCTATGACATGTCTCCTTGGTTCTTTGGGGTTTCGGCAGAAGGGATTGGCACCGTTGGGATGTTGATTAACCTAGTGGTTACCCTGGTGGTATCTCGGTTAACCCCACCCCCACCCCCTGAGATTCAGGCTCTCGTGGAAAACCTCCGTACCCCTGGAGATGCGCCTTTGGCCCTTGCTGATATTGGGGAAGAACAGTTGGATTAA